The nucleotide sequence CAGATCATCACGGGGCTTCGTTCGGCGAATGGCCCGCGGTCGTAGTCACCGTAGAGGGCCACGATGCGGAATCCCGCGTCCCGCGCCAGGCGCTCGAACGCCTCCTTCTCGACAAACGCGAACTCCATCGGCAGCACCTGCTTCTCGCGCAGGCGCCCGTCGGGCCCGAAGAACTCGAAGAACTGGAGCCGGGAAACCACCGGGCACCCGCCCTGCTCGACGCCGGAGACGACAAGCGTCCCGTCTCCGCTCGGGAACCGGCCGACCAGGCGAAGCACGCCATCGACCTGCGCGCGACGGACGGCGGGATTGTGCATCGTGCAGACGAACCGCCCGCCGGGCACGAGGCAGTCGCTCACGCGGGCGAGCGCCTTGCGCTGCTTGTCCTCGCCCACGATCTCCATGAACGACTGGAACGGCAGTATCGCGAGCGCGAAGCGCGCGGGCAGGCTCAGCTCCGAGACGTCCGCACGATGGAGGTCCGCGTGCAGGCCGCGCTGCTGCAGCTTGCGGGCGAGCACGTCCAGCATGCCGCGGGACGCGTCGACGCACGCGAGCTCGATTCCGGCCTCGATCAATGGCAGCGACAGGCGACCGGTGCCCGCGGTGAGCTCGAGGACAGGGCCGCGCGCGGCACGGCCTTCCGCGATAAAGAACGGAACGTCGTAGTCCGCCGTGACGTACAGATCGTAGATGCCGGCGATGCGGTCGTACTCGATCGGGGGCATGTCGGTCAGCGCACCGGACAGGCGTACGTCAACGCCCGTCGCGCCCGGCCGATCCGCGTGCGCACGCGTCCGCCCGTCCGAGGAGCAGCTCGCGTTCGCGCGTGTTTCGCGTGAGCGAGGCGGCGCGCACGAACTCTGCGCGCGCTTCCTCCAGGCGGCCGAGCCTGGAGAGCAGATCCCCGCGCACGCTCGGCAGGAGATGGTAGCTCTTGAGGGACGGCTCGGCGGTCAGGGCATCGACCAGCTCGAGGCCGGCCGCCGGCCCGAACGCCATGGCGAGCGCTACCGCGCGGTTGAGCTCGACGACCGGGGAGGGCGCCAGCTCCGCGAGCGCGTCGTAGAGCGCCGAGATCCGCGCCCAGTCGGTCTCCGCCGGGGTACGGGCCCGCGCATG is from Sulfurifustis variabilis and encodes:
- a CDS encoding class I SAM-dependent DNA methyltransferase encodes the protein MPPIEYDRIAGIYDLYVTADYDVPFFIAEGRAARGPVLELTAGTGRLSLPLIEAGIELACVDASRGMLDVLARKLQQRGLHADLHRADVSELSLPARFALAILPFQSFMEIVGEDKQRKALARVSDCLVPGGRFVCTMHNPAVRRAQVDGVLRLVGRFPSGDGTLVVSGVEQGGCPVVSRLQFFEFFGPDGRLREKQVLPMEFAFVEKEAFERLARDAGFRIVALYGDYDRGPFAERSPVMIWVLEKPAA